A region of Gracilinanus agilis isolate LMUSP501 chromosome 3, AgileGrace, whole genome shotgun sequence DNA encodes the following proteins:
- the MARCKSL1 gene encoding MARCKS-related protein, which translates to MGSQSSKAPRGDVSADEVAPAKANGQENGHVKSNGDVPPKAEAEAEATPPGPAESTDAARASGDAIESTSPAAQSPSGEAKAEGPPKETPKKKKKFSFKKPFKLSGLSFKRNRKEAGGDSAGSSPTEDGVAEAEAPGSQGSLQEAAEEAAAGAEVATAPAQGDQADNRKLEEPAPQAAAEGTPAPEQSPTPGGEQKE; encoded by the exons ATGGGTAGCCAGAGCTCGAAAGCGCCCCGGGGCGACGTGAGCGCCGACGAGGTAGCCCCCGCCAAGGCCAACGGACAG GAGAACGGCCATGTGAAGAGCAATGGAGACGTGCCCCCCAAGGCCGAGGCCGAGGCCGAGGCGACCCCCCCGGGTCCCGCCGAGTCCACCGACGCTGCCAGGGCCAGCGGCGACGCCATCGAGTCCACGAGCCCTGCGGCACAGAGCCCAAGCGGCGAGGCCAAGGCTGAGGGGCCGCCCAAGGAGACgcccaagaagaaaaagaaattctcctTCAAGAAGCCCTTTAAGCTGAGCGGCCTGTCCTTCAAGCGGAACCGGAAGGAGGCGGGGGGCGATTCAGCCGGCTCCTCGCCCACTGAGGACGGGGTCGCCGAGGCTGAGGCTCCGGGTAGCCAGGGGTCCCTGCAGGAGGCCGCGGAGGAGGCAGCCGCTGGCGCCGAAGTCGCAACAGCCCCGGCCCAGGGGGACCAGGCAGACAACAGAAAGTTGGAGGAGCCGGCCCCCCAGGCGGCCGCCGAGGGCACCCCAGCCCCGGAGCAGAGCCCCACGCCAGGCGGGGAGCAGAAAGAGTAG